In the genome of Paracoccus tegillarcae, one region contains:
- a CDS encoding 1-phosphofructokinase family hexose kinase produces MTQDPILTITLNPALDLSTAADEVRPELKLRCDKPLVDPGGGGINVSRAIRILGGTSAALVALGGATGTRIAELLKADGLKVMRLTAPGETRQSLAVTDRASGKQFRFVLPGPEWHRANVADAMSAIAEAARAGGWVVLSGSNPPGVPAGFAQMLAVRLKDSAARLLVDTSGEALRAIAASSTPVDVLRMDSHEAQDLAGRDLPLRSDSAAFAAGLVRDGVAHAVIVARGADGSVIAGQDGCWHAEAAKVPVVSAVGAGDSFVAGFLRATAQNQPVDQALALGAAAASAACMTPATELCHAKDVWQLYEERVVTRL; encoded by the coding sequence ATGACCCAGGACCCGATCCTGACCATCACCCTGAACCCGGCGCTGGATCTGTCCACCGCCGCCGATGAGGTGCGCCCGGAACTCAAACTGCGCTGCGACAAGCCGTTGGTCGATCCCGGGGGCGGTGGCATCAATGTCAGCCGCGCCATCCGCATCCTGGGCGGCACCTCGGCGGCACTGGTGGCTTTGGGTGGTGCGACCGGCACGCGGATCGCAGAGCTGCTTAAGGCTGATGGCCTCAAGGTGATGCGCCTTACCGCGCCGGGTGAAACGCGGCAGTCGCTGGCCGTCACCGATCGCGCCAGCGGCAAGCAGTTCCGCTTTGTGCTGCCGGGGCCGGAGTGGCACCGCGCCAATGTGGCCGATGCCATGTCCGCCATCGCCGAGGCCGCCCGCGCCGGTGGCTGGGTGGTGCTGTCAGGATCGAACCCGCCGGGCGTCCCCGCCGGTTTCGCACAAATGCTGGCGGTGCGGCTGAAAGACAGCGCCGCGCGACTGCTGGTCGACACCTCAGGCGAGGCTTTGCGGGCCATTGCGGCCTCATCCACGCCGGTCGATGTGTTGCGGATGGACAGCCACGAGGCGCAGGACCTTGCAGGGCGCGATCTGCCGCTGCGCAGCGACAGCGCCGCATTCGCCGCCGGGCTGGTAAGGGATGGCGTGGCCCACGCGGTGATCGTGGCGCGCGGCGCCGATGGCTCGGTGATCGCCGGACAGGACGGCTGCTGGCATGCCGAGGCGGCGAAAGTGCCGGTCGTCAGTGCCGTGGGCGCGGGCGACAGCTTTGTCGCCGGGTTCCTGCGCGCGACCGCGCAAAACCAGCCGGTCGATCAGGCGCTGGCGCTTGGTGCCGCTGCCGCATCCGCCGCCTGCATGACACCCGCGACCGAGCTTTGCCACGCCAAGGATGTCTGGCAGCTTTACGAAGAACGTGTGGTGACGCGGCTTTAG
- a CDS encoding metallopeptidase family protein translates to MADLTDLTAPDVAEIEAMARAAMAMLPEAFAGPAKDVAVQVADFAPDDILDELQIDDPLELTGLYEGIPMTEKSVADQPGGPDIIWLFRRAILDEWASRGNVTLGDLVGHIVVHELAHHFGWSDDDIARIDRWWE, encoded by the coding sequence ATGGCCGATTTGACTGATCTGACCGCCCCCGACGTGGCAGAAATCGAGGCGATGGCCCGCGCGGCGATGGCCATGCTGCCCGAGGCCTTTGCCGGACCCGCGAAAGATGTCGCCGTGCAGGTGGCCGATTTTGCGCCCGATGACATTCTGGACGAATTGCAGATCGACGACCCGCTGGAACTGACGGGGCTTTACGAGGGCATTCCGATGACCGAAAAATCGGTCGCGGATCAGCCGGGCGGGCCGGATATCATCTGGCTGTTCCGCCGCGCGATCCTGGACGAATGGGCAAGCCGGGGCAATGTGACGCTTGGCGATCTGGTCGGTCATATCGTGGTCCATGAATTGGCGCATCACTTCGGCTGGTCGGACGACGATATCGCCCGGATCGACAGGTGGTGGGAATGA
- a CDS encoding M20 aminoacylase family protein: MPPKNRFAELLPEITAWRRDFHEHPELLYEVHRTAGRVADLLRDFGVDEVTEGIGQTGVVGVIKGKTDTQGRVIGLRADMDALPIIEQTGVDYASKTPGKMHACGHDGHTAMLLGAAKYLAETRNFDGTAIVIFQPAEEGGAGGRAMLEDGLVDRWGIQEFYGMHNMPGMAVGQFSIRPGAMMAAADQFDITLTGKGGHAAKPHECIDTTLTAAQIIVALQSIVSRNIDPLKNAVVSTCVVETDSSAHNVIPQVVKLKGTARSLEAGVRDQLEEGITRVATNVAAAMGAHADVDYQRGYPVTMNNEEATDWAADVARGISGDVDMEMQPMMGGEDFSFMLNERPGAYIWVGNGDTAMVHHPAYNFNDDAIPAGSSWYAGMIEARMPAA; encoded by the coding sequence ATGCCGCCGAAGAACCGATTTGCCGAGTTGCTGCCCGAAATCACTGCGTGGCGGCGCGATTTTCACGAGCATCCTGAACTGTTGTATGAGGTGCATCGCACCGCCGGCCGCGTCGCAGATCTGCTGCGCGACTTCGGCGTGGATGAGGTGACCGAAGGCATTGGGCAGACCGGCGTGGTTGGCGTCATCAAGGGCAAGACCGATACGCAAGGCCGCGTGATCGGGTTGCGCGCCGATATGGATGCGCTGCCGATCATCGAACAGACCGGCGTTGACTATGCTTCCAAGACACCGGGCAAGATGCATGCATGCGGCCATGACGGGCACACGGCGATGCTGCTGGGCGCGGCGAAATATCTGGCCGAGACGCGTAATTTTGACGGAACCGCCATCGTGATTTTCCAGCCCGCCGAAGAAGGCGGCGCGGGCGGCCGCGCGATGCTGGAGGACGGGCTGGTCGATCGCTGGGGCATTCAGGAATTTTACGGGATGCACAACATGCCGGGCATGGCGGTGGGGCAGTTCTCGATCCGGCCCGGCGCGATGATGGCGGCGGCGGATCAGTTCGACATCACGCTGACCGGCAAGGGCGGCCATGCTGCCAAGCCGCATGAGTGCATCGACACGACCTTGACCGCCGCGCAGATCATTGTGGCGCTGCAATCCATTGTGTCGCGGAATATCGACCCACTGAAGAATGCGGTGGTGTCGACCTGCGTGGTCGAGACGGATTCGAGCGCGCATAACGTCATCCCGCAAGTGGTCAAGCTGAAAGGCACAGCACGCAGCCTCGAGGCCGGGGTGCGCGATCAGTTGGAAGAGGGCATCACCCGCGTCGCGACCAATGTAGCGGCGGCCATGGGGGCACATGCCGATGTCGATTATCAGCGCGGTTATCCGGTCACCATGAACAACGAAGAGGCGACGGACTGGGCCGCTGACGTGGCACGCGGCATCTCTGGCGATGTCGATATGGAGATGCAGCCGATGATGGGCGGCGAGGATTTCAGTTTCATGCTGAACGAACGCCCCGGCGCCTATATCTGGGTCGGCAATGGCGACACCGCGATGGTTCATCACCCTGCCTATAATTTCAACGACGACGCGATCCCCGCAGGCAGCAGTTGGTATGCCGGCATGATCGAGGCGCGGATGCCGGCCGCCTAA
- the accD gene encoding acetyl-CoA carboxylase, carboxyltransferase subunit beta, with product MNWITNYVRPRINSLFSRREVPENLWTKCPECGTMLFHRELADNLNVCSNCDHHLPITPRERFNGLFDGGVFVEVKVPDPVADPLNFRDQKKYPERMKAAQKTTGEKEAMLVAEGEIGRTPIIAAAQDFSFMAGSMGMYVGNAIIAAAERAVKLKRPLVLFSAAGGARMQEGILSLMQMPRTTVAVEMLKEAGLPYIVVLTHPTTGGVTASYAMLGDVQIAEPNALICFAGPRVIEQTIREKLPEGFQRAEYLLEHGMLDRVTNRLKLREELVSILRMMTGLPAPVMGELPPPGDTEPAKAQPSQEKSA from the coding sequence ATGAACTGGATCACGAACTACGTCCGTCCCCGGATCAACTCGTTGTTTTCGCGCCGCGAAGTGCCCGAAAATCTGTGGACGAAATGCCCCGAATGCGGAACCATGCTGTTCCACCGTGAACTGGCCGACAACCTGAATGTCTGTTCGAACTGCGATCATCACCTTCCGATCACACCGCGCGAACGGTTCAACGGCCTGTTCGACGGCGGTGTATTCGTCGAGGTCAAGGTTCCCGATCCGGTCGCCGACCCGCTGAATTTCCGCGATCAGAAGAAATATCCCGAGCGGATGAAAGCGGCGCAAAAGACCACCGGCGAAAAAGAGGCGATGCTGGTTGCCGAGGGCGAGATCGGGCGCACCCCGATTATCGCAGCCGCGCAGGATTTCAGCTTTATGGCCGGCTCCATGGGCATGTATGTAGGCAATGCCATCATCGCGGCCGCCGAACGCGCTGTAAAACTGAAACGCCCGCTGGTGCTGTTCTCGGCTGCCGGCGGCGCGCGCATGCAAGAGGGTATCCTGTCGCTGATGCAAATGCCGCGCACCACGGTCGCGGTCGAAATGCTGAAAGAGGCCGGGCTGCCCTATATCGTCGTGCTGACCCACCCGACCACCGGCGGCGTGACGGCCTCTTATGCGATGCTGGGTGATGTCCAGATCGCAGAGCCGAATGCCCTGATCTGCTTTGCCGGCCCCCGCGTCATCGAACAGACCATCCGCGAAAAACTGCCCGAGGGCTTCCAGCGCGCCGAATATCTGCTGGAACACGGGATGCTGGACCGCGTGACCAATCGCCTGAAACTGCGCGAGGAACTGGTTTCGATCCTGCGCATGATGACTGGACTGCCCGCGCCTGTGATGGGTGAATTGCCGCCGCCGGGCGACACCGAGCCCGCCAAGGCACAGCCGTCGCAGGAAAAAAGCGCCTGA
- the zapE gene encoding cell division protein ZapE, with protein sequence MGVTSVSDLYRERVKAGLLREDEAQAQVLPLMDAVVDSLQDQPAASTNGGWRSWFGGGQADAAPADGSQGLYLWGGVGRGKSMLMDLIVDAAPIEAKRRVHFHEFMQEIQTGLEAARKRGDQDTVRPVAQEVAASVRLLCFDEMQITDIADAMIVGRLFQVLFEEGVVIVTTSNRTPDDLYKHGLNRQLFLPFIKLLKERMQVVELASPTDYRQGRAAGGQVWFSPANAEARAAMDATWADLTGGATPAPREIEVKGRKVILPKCADRVGRASFWDLCGQPLGPADYLAITREVDVLMIDAIPRLSMSNYNEAKRFVTLIDTLYEAKLKLIASAADEPEQLYNEGEGSFEFERTTSRLREMQDAAWGARAAG encoded by the coding sequence ATGGGTGTGACAAGCGTATCTGATCTGTATCGCGAGCGCGTCAAGGCAGGGCTGCTGCGCGAGGATGAGGCGCAGGCGCAGGTCCTGCCTCTGATGGATGCGGTCGTGGACTCGCTGCAGGACCAGCCCGCCGCCAGCACAAACGGCGGCTGGCGCAGTTGGTTTGGCGGCGGCCAGGCGGATGCGGCACCGGCAGACGGGTCGCAGGGTCTTTATCTGTGGGGCGGTGTCGGGCGGGGCAAGTCCATGTTGATGGATCTGATCGTCGATGCGGCCCCGATCGAGGCGAAGCGGCGCGTGCATTTTCACGAATTCATGCAGGAAATTCAGACCGGGCTAGAGGCCGCGCGCAAACGTGGTGATCAGGATACGGTCCGTCCGGTCGCGCAAGAGGTTGCCGCCTCGGTCCGGTTGCTATGCTTTGACGAGATGCAGATCACCGACATTGCCGATGCCATGATTGTCGGGCGGCTTTTCCAGGTCCTGTTCGAAGAGGGCGTGGTGATCGTAACCACATCGAACCGCACGCCGGATGATTTGTACAAACACGGGTTGAACCGCCAGCTTTTCCTGCCCTTCATCAAGCTGTTGAAGGAAAGGATGCAGGTGGTGGAACTGGCCAGCCCGACCGATTACCGGCAGGGCAGGGCCGCCGGCGGTCAGGTCTGGTTCTCCCCCGCCAATGCCGAGGCGCGGGCAGCCATGGATGCCACCTGGGCCGATTTGACGGGCGGCGCGACCCCCGCACCGCGCGAGATAGAGGTCAAGGGGCGCAAGGTCATCCTGCCCAAATGCGCCGATCGTGTCGGCCGCGCCAGTTTCTGGGATCTTTGCGGACAGCCGCTAGGCCCGGCTGACTATCTGGCGATCACGCGCGAGGTCGATGTGCTGATGATCGACGCGATCCCCCGCCTGAGCATGTCGAATTACAACGAGGCCAAGCGCTTTGTGACGCTGATCGACACGCTCTACGAGGCCAAGCTCAAACTGATCGCCAGTGCCGCGGATGAGCCAGAGCAGCTGTATAACGAGGGCGAAGGCAGCTTTGAATTCGAGCGCACGACAAGCCGGCTGCGCGAAATGCAGGACGCGGCCTGGGGTGCGCGCGCCGCTGGTTGA
- the gltX gene encoding glutamate--tRNA ligase: MTTTRFAPSPTGNIHVGNLRTALFNYLIAKKAGGSFILRLDDTDQERSKEEYVDGIKRDLEWLGLTWDRVERQSLRLDRYRETAQQLRDSGRLYEVFETPTELDLKRKKLLNMGKPPVYDRAGLNLSDADKDRLRSEGREGYWRFRLDHERIEWNDGILGDISIDAASVSDPVLIRADGQVLYTFASSVDDTDMGVTDIVRGADHVTNTATQIQIIEALGGTPPNFAHHSLLTGAQGEELSKRLGTLSLRDLREAGVAPEALLSLMARLGSSQPVELRMSLEEIAEGFEPSQFGASPTKFDPEDLWPLTRERNQALSFDAVKDRIAALGVPDDLAERFWRVASQNITKLDDLAGWWTIFSKGAEPQIDPEDAKFIAEAMTLLPPPPYTDATWSEFTTQVKEATGRKGKGLFMPLRKALTGQAHGPEMSDVMPLLQVVRARG, encoded by the coding sequence ATGACCACCACTCGTTTCGCCCCTTCGCCGACCGGCAACATCCATGTGGGCAATCTGCGCACCGCGCTGTTCAACTATCTGATCGCCAAGAAGGCCGGGGGCAGTTTCATCCTGCGCCTCGACGATACCGATCAGGAACGCAGCAAGGAAGAATATGTCGATGGCATCAAGCGCGATCTGGAATGGCTGGGCCTGACATGGGATCGGGTCGAGCGGCAGTCGCTGCGCCTTGACCGCTATCGCGAGACTGCCCAGCAACTGCGCGACAGTGGCCGGCTGTACGAGGTGTTCGAAACCCCGACCGAACTGGACCTCAAGCGCAAGAAGCTGCTGAACATGGGCAAGCCGCCGGTCTATGACCGCGCTGGTCTGAACCTGTCGGATGCCGACAAGGACCGCCTGCGGTCCGAGGGGCGCGAGGGTTACTGGCGCTTTCGTCTGGATCATGAGCGGATCGAATGGAACGATGGCATCCTTGGCGATATCTCGATTGATGCTGCCTCGGTCAGCGATCCGGTGCTGATCCGCGCGGATGGGCAGGTTCTGTATACCTTTGCCTCTTCGGTTGACGATACCGATATGGGTGTCACCGACATCGTGCGCGGCGCGGATCACGTGACCAACACGGCGACCCAGATCCAGATCATCGAGGCACTGGGTGGCACGCCGCCGAATTTTGCCCATCACAGCCTGCTGACCGGCGCGCAAGGCGAAGAGCTGTCGAAACGGCTTGGCACCCTGTCGCTGCGCGATCTGCGCGAGGCGGGCGTCGCACCAGAGGCGCTGTTGTCGCTGATGGCGCGGCTTGGTTCCAGCCAGCCGGTCGAATTGCGCATGTCGCTGGAAGAGATCGCCGAAGGTTTCGAGCCGTCGCAATTCGGCGCCTCGCCCACCAAGTTCGATCCCGAGGATCTGTGGCCGCTGACGCGCGAACGCAATCAGGCGCTGTCCTTTGATGCGGTCAAGGATCGGATCGCGGCGCTTGGCGTGCCGGATGACCTGGCCGAGCGGTTCTGGCGCGTGGCCAGCCAGAATATCACCAAGCTGGACGATCTGGCCGGCTGGTGGACGATCTTCAGCAAGGGTGCCGAGCCGCAGATCGACCCCGAGGACGCGAAGTTCATTGCCGAGGCCATGACCCTGCTGCCGCCGCCGCCCTATACCGACGCCACCTGGAGCGAATTCACCACGCAGGTGAAAGAGGCAACGGGCCGCAAGGGCAAAGGGCTGTTCATGCCGCTGCGCAAGGCGCTGACCGGGCAGGCGCATGGGCCCGAGATGTCCGATGTGATGCCGCTGTTGCAGGTCGTGCGCGCACGCGGCTGA
- a CDS encoding dual specificity protein phosphatase family protein, which yields MRRLIIRTAKISGVALVCMIAFLAYLKVSGNFHAITPGQAYRAAQMGPEKLVEWTAEHGIASVLNLRGENEGTDWYDAEVATADKLGITHINFRMSASQELTGPEAQQLIQIMRDAPKPMLIHCQAGADRTGLAAALYVAGIEGGSELSAEWQLSPRYGHIGIPWISAAWPMDETWERIEPWLGYPRS from the coding sequence ATGCGGCGACTTATCATCCGAACCGCCAAGATATCAGGCGTGGCGCTGGTCTGCATGATCGCCTTTCTCGCCTATCTGAAGGTCAGCGGAAATTTTCATGCCATCACCCCAGGCCAAGCCTACCGTGCCGCGCAGATGGGGCCGGAAAAGCTGGTCGAGTGGACCGCCGAACACGGCATCGCTTCGGTCCTGAACCTGCGGGGTGAAAACGAAGGCACGGATTGGTATGACGCCGAGGTTGCCACGGCAGACAAGCTGGGCATCACGCATATCAACTTTCGTATGTCGGCCAGCCAGGAGCTGACCGGCCCCGAAGCGCAGCAACTGATACAGATCATGCGCGACGCCCCCAAACCGATGCTGATCCATTGTCAGGCCGGCGCAGACCGTACGGGGCTGGCGGCGGCGCTCTACGTCGCCGGGATAGAGGGCGGCAGCGAGTTGTCCGCGGAATGGCAGCTGTCGCCGCGTTATGGCCATATCGGCATTCCGTGGATCAGCGCGGCCTGGCCGATGGACGAAACATGGGAACGGATCGAGCCGTGGCTGGGGTACCCCCGCAGCTGA
- a CDS encoding bifunctional folylpolyglutamate synthase/dihydrofolate synthase, translating to MSQSDAILDRLMSLHPKVIDLSLDRMHRLLTALGNPERQIPPVIHIAGTNGKGSTQAMIRAGLEAGGARVHAYTSPHLARFHERIRLAGTLIDEDVLAATLEECEAANGGEPVTFFEITTAAAFLAFSRVSADYTLLEVGLGGRLDCTNVIDTPRLTIITPVSIDHTQFLGDTLPQIAGEKAGILKRGVRCIVAPQADEALAVIEDRAARLPAPLSIAGQHWTVSRERDALVYQDENGLLDLPLPNLPGPHQIQNAGTALAALRDLGARPDQAVAAVTRAEWPARMQRLKSGPLVDAAGPQAELWLDGGHNPAGGQAVADTLATMPKRPTHLVCGMLNTKDVTGYMRPLARQADSLTAVAIPGEANTLPADVTADAARSVGLAATTAADCESAIRLIASNQPQCRILICGSLYLAGRVLRDNS from the coding sequence ATGTCCCAGTCTGACGCCATCCTAGACCGCCTGATGTCGCTGCACCCGAAGGTGATTGACCTGTCACTGGATAGGATGCACCGCCTGCTGACCGCGCTCGGCAATCCCGAGCGGCAGATCCCGCCCGTGATCCACATCGCCGGCACCAATGGCAAGGGATCCACCCAGGCGATGATCCGCGCCGGTCTGGAGGCAGGTGGCGCCCGCGTACATGCCTATACATCGCCGCACCTTGCGCGATTTCACGAACGCATCCGCCTGGCCGGCACTCTGATCGACGAGGACGTGCTGGCAGCCACGCTGGAGGAATGCGAGGCCGCAAACGGCGGCGAACCCGTTACCTTCTTCGAGATCACCACGGCGGCTGCGTTCCTGGCGTTTTCCCGTGTGTCCGCCGATTATACACTGCTTGAGGTTGGGCTGGGCGGTCGGTTGGATTGCACCAATGTCATCGACACCCCGCGCCTGACAATCATCACCCCGGTCAGCATCGATCATACCCAGTTCCTGGGCGATACCCTGCCGCAAATCGCTGGCGAAAAAGCGGGCATCCTTAAACGCGGCGTGCGCTGCATCGTCGCGCCGCAGGCGGATGAGGCCCTTGCCGTGATCGAGGACCGCGCCGCCCGGCTGCCAGCGCCGCTTTCCATCGCAGGTCAGCACTGGACCGTGTCGCGCGAACGCGATGCGCTGGTCTATCAGGATGAGAACGGGTTGCTGGATCTGCCGCTGCCCAACCTGCCCGGCCCGCATCAGATCCAGAATGCCGGCACCGCGCTGGCCGCGCTGCGTGATCTTGGCGCACGCCCGGATCAGGCGGTGGCGGCCGTGACCCGCGCAGAATGGCCCGCCCGTATGCAGCGGCTGAAAAGCGGCCCGCTGGTCGATGCCGCCGGCCCGCAGGCCGAGCTGTGGCTGGATGGCGGCCATAACCCCGCAGGCGGTCAGGCCGTCGCCGATACGCTGGCCACGATGCCCAAGCGACCCACTCACCTGGTCTGCGGAATGTTGAACACCAAGGATGTCACCGGCTACATGCGCCCCCTCGCAAGGCAGGCGGACAGCCTGACTGCCGTCGCGATTCCGGGCGAGGCGAACACCCTGCCCGCCGACGTGACCGCAGATGCTGCGCGCTCAGTGGGCCTTGCGGCAACAACGGCGGCGGATTGCGAAAGCGCCATACGTCTGATCGCAAGCAACCAGCCGCAATGCAGAATCCTCATCTGCGGATCATTGTATCTCGCCGGCCGTGTGCTACGCGACAATAGCTGA